From Ignavibacterium sp.:
GATTTAATTGTTTTAGCACCTATTCCATAAGCCAGACCAACAATTACACCACCAAAGAAAATGAATGTAACAATTCCGCTTAAGAAAGGAGATTTAAGTATTCCTTGTGTTTTTGGATCTCTCAAAAAACCATTCTCAGGAATTAAGCCGGCAAGAATTACCGCAGAAAAAATTAAAGTTGCAAATCCTGCATACCATAAACCTCTTATTTCATCTTTTGACAATGGTTTAATCTCTTCTGCCTTAACGCTTCCTTCATATTTACCAAGTCGCGGAACAATAATTCTTTCAGTAACCCAGGTTCCTGCAGCAGCTATAAAGAAAGTTGAAACAAACATAAAATAATAATTTGCAGCTGCATTAACTTCATAAGATTTATCAATAATGTGAGCAGCTTCCTGAGTGAGTCCGGCAAGAAGCGGATCGATAGTTCCAAGTAAGAGATTCGCGCTGTAACCACCTGAAACTCCGGCAAACGCTGCAGCCAAACCTGCAATCGGATGTCTTCCTGCAGCAAGAAAAATTATTGCTGATAAAGGAACAAGTAAAACATATCCGATTTCACTTGCAGTGTTCGAAAGAATTCCGGCAAAAACAATTACAAATGTCAGAAGTTTTTTAGGCGATTTCAGAACAAGCAAACGAAGTACAGTTCCAATCAAACCACTATGTTCTGCAACAGCTATTCCAAGCAGCGATACAAGCACAGTTCCAAGAGGTGCGAATGAAGTGAAGTTAGTAATAAGATTAAGAATTATTTTGTGAAGACCTTCAACCGACATAAGATTTACCGGTCTTATTTCTTTTCCTGTTCCCGGATGAATAACGGAAAAATCAAACTGACTGACTATCCACGAAAGGACAATAACTGCTAGAGCAAATATTGCAAAAAGTGTTGTTGGATTTGGTAATTTATTTCCCACACTTTCCACAATACCAAGAAATTTTTCAAGATATTTATTAGTCTTATTCTGAGTTTCTGCCATAATGCTTCCTGTATTGTTATCGGATTGTTATAAAGCTTAGATAATTATTTTGTAATATATAAAAAATGATGGAGTAAACGAGAGAAAAAAATCAGGTAGGTAAAGAGACTGAAAAGTTTTGCGAAGTTCTTTGTTAAAAAGATTACTCACTCTACAACCAAACAAATTATATTCCCATCAAAATCAGTTACGATGATTTGGTTTTTGCTGATCGCAGTTATTGTGTTTACATATCCATTTGTGATTTTGTGCTTCCAGAGAATATTTCCATTTGATGAATCAAGCGAATAGATAACACCGTTTTTAATAGGATAAAAAATTACTCCGTCTTTTTCAATTATTTGTGCTGAGCTAATATCATATCCGAATTTGCAATCAGTTATCCACATTGGTTCCTGTAATTCTTTTGAAGAGGGAAGTGCAAGAATTGTATCGTTCATAGTTCGGATGAAAATCTTATCACCTTTTTCTGATATTCCGATAGTTTCCCGCACCTGATATTTTCCGGTTCGCCACAACTGTTTACCACTTTCAATATCAATTGCTGTCATTTGTCTGTCTGGTGCAACGATGAAAACTGTTCCATTAGATATTACAGGTGTACAAGCAGCCGGTGAATAAAATTTTCCTTCACGATCGCCTTTCCATTTCCAGATGAGATTTCCGGAATTTGCATTAAGGCAATAAAGATGTTCATCCCAGACACCAAAAATAATTTTATCATTAATCAAAGCTGGCTTACATTCAACAAATCCATTCAGCTCTGAAAACTGCCAGATAATTTTTCCTGTTTGTAAATTGATTGCACGAAAAGTTTTGTCACTGCTTCCGATATAAACAATGTTGTTGTGAATTAGTGGTGAGCCAAGCACTGCAGCATTCGTTTTGAATTGCCAGATTAATTCACCGTTATTTTTACTTAAGCAATAAATAGAACTGTCAGCAGAACCAAATACAACATAATCAGATGAAACTGCAGGAGATGAATAAATTGCATTATTTGATTTAAATGTCCACTGAACACTTCCATCATTAATATTCAAAGAATAAAATTTTCCTGATACATCTCCGACAAAAATATTTTCATCACTCACCGCAGCAGAAGAACCAATCGTGTAGCCGGTGTTGTACCGCCATTTTACTCTTACATTTGGATAGAAATTGTTGATAGAATAATCCGGAAATTTTGTTTCTGTAAAATTTAGTTTTTTAGATATGCTGATTGAATGCCATCTGCTATAATTTTCTTTCGAATTATTCTTTTCATAAAAAAATACAGAGTCATCTTTAATCTCAACAATGTTATAACCGCCATTTTCTTCCTTTGCTCTTAAATTTGACCTTCCCATTATTCCGGGAATTCCCTCGAGATTATAAATTTTATTTGCGTGTCCATGTCCAAACAAAACAAACTTTGTGTTGAGAGTTTTCAATCGTTTCGTCATTTCAAACCAGTTTGCAATGCTTTCATCAAGAGGGTAGTGAGTAATAAAAATCATTGGTTTAACAGAATCAGATTTTATTTTGAATAATGAATTAAACCATCGTAAATCTTCCGGTGCAAAATAACCGTCAGCCATTCGCATTCGAGGTCCTTCGTGCAAACCAATAATAAGCAAACTCTGATTTTCAAAAACAAATCTGTCATTTCCCCAAAGCCGTATAAAATCTGTGCAACCGGATTCACTCCATTTTGTGTCGTGGTTGCCTGGAATAATGTAGTAAGGTTTATTAAGTTTATCGAGAATTGATTTTGCAAGTGAAAGCTCTTCAAGTGTACCAGTTGCAGTTATATCACCGGAGACAATTGTAAAGTCAATATCTTTAATTGAATTAATATCGTTTACGGATTGATTTAAGTCTTCACTAGCTGTTGGATAACCGATATGAATATCTGTCAGCCAAGCAAATTTTAATTGCTGCGGAAATGATGATGAGAGATAAAGAAGTATTAAAACAAAAATTTTTTTCATGCCATCTTGCTTACTAAAGAATCAAATTTAATTTCGAACAAATGATGAATTAAATCCAGATCTTCCTGAGAAATTTTTATTAATGTTTGTGTATTCTTAATTGCCTGTTCAGGTGTTTTTATTCCCGGAATTACTGTTGAAACTCCTTTGTGGTTCATTATGAAGCTTAAAGCAAAAGTAACTTTATCCACTTTATACTTGTCTGAAATTTTCCAGACATCATCCAGGGAATCAATAAGCTCAGATAGAAATTCTGGCTTAAGACGGAAACTTCTGTGATCATCTTCGCTAAATCTTGTTTCTTTGGTGAACTTGCCTGTAAGCAATCCAAACTGAAGCGGAATTCTTGCAATTATTCCATAACCTTTTTGGGATGCAGCTTCGATAAGTTTAATCGCTCTTTGATTTATGATGTTGAATGCAACCTGAAAACCAGAAGCAAGATTTCGTTGCATTAAAAATTCAGCTTCTGGATATGGATTGAAAGTGTTAAGAGAAATTCCCCAGTACCGGATTTTGCCCTTAGATTTCAGTTCTTCCATAGCTTCAATACATTGACCATCCTCAAGATGATTTAGTTTTGCTGAATGAAGTTGATAGAAATCAATATAATCTCTTTTTAATCTTTTCAGACTTTCATCGCAGGATTTGAGAATGTGAGCTTTGGTATAGTCAAGAAGAATTTGATCATTCTCAACACGATGACCAACTTTTGTGGCAATTATAACATCAGTTCTGTTACCAAAAACTTTTCCGATAAGTTCTTCAGAGTGTCCGAAGCCATAAAAGTCAGCTGTATCATAAAAATTAATTCCAAGGTCAAAAGATTTTTTGAGAGCTTCGATCGAAGTGTTGTCATCAACATTACTCCAACCGATTGGTAAATTTCCAACCTTTGCCGGACCACCAATTGCCCAGGCACCAAAACCAACTTCACTCACGAGTAAATCTGTGTTCCCGAATTTTCTGTAG
This genomic window contains:
- a CDS encoding aldo/keto reductase, with translation MNYRKFGNTDLLVSEVGFGAWAIGGPAKVGNLPIGWSNVDDNTSIEALKKSFDLGINFYDTADFYGFGHSEELIGKVFGNRTDVIIATKVGHRVENDQILLDYTKAHILKSCDESLKRLKRDYIDFYQLHSAKLNHLEDGQCIEAMEELKSKGKIRYWGISLNTFNPYPEAEFLMQRNLASGFQVAFNIINQRAIKLIEAASQKGYGIIARIPLQFGLLTGKFTKETRFSEDDHRSFRLKPEFLSELIDSLDDVWKISDKYKVDKVTFALSFIMNHKGVSTVIPGIKTPEQAIKNTQTLIKISQEDLDLIHHLFEIKFDSLVSKMA
- a CDS encoding PQQ-binding-like beta-propeller repeat protein, coding for MKKIFVLILLYLSSSFPQQLKFAWLTDIHIGYPTASEDLNQSVNDINSIKDIDFTIVSGDITATGTLEELSLAKSILDKLNKPYYIIPGNHDTKWSESGCTDFIRLWGNDRFVFENQSLLIIGLHEGPRMRMADGYFAPEDLRWFNSLFKIKSDSVKPMIFITHYPLDESIANWFEMTKRLKTLNTKFVLFGHGHANKIYNLEGIPGIMGRSNLRAKEENGGYNIVEIKDDSVFFYEKNNSKENYSRWHSISISKKLNFTETKFPDYSINNFYPNVRVKWRYNTGYTIGSSAAVSDENIFVGDVSGKFYSLNINDGSVQWTFKSNNAIYSSPAVSSDYVVFGSADSSIYCLSKNNGELIWQFKTNAAVLGSPLIHNNIVYIGSSDKTFRAINLQTGKIIWQFSELNGFVECKPALINDKIIFGVWDEHLYCLNANSGNLIWKWKGDREGKFYSPAACTPVISNGTVFIVAPDRQMTAIDIESGKQLWRTGKYQVRETIGISEKGDKIFIRTMNDTILALPSSKELQEPMWITDCKFGYDISSAQIIEKDGVIFYPIKNGVIYSLDSSNGNILWKHKITNGYVNTITAISKNQIIVTDFDGNIICLVVE
- a CDS encoding AbgT family transporter, with translation MAETQNKTNKYLEKFLGIVESVGNKLPNPTTLFAIFALAVIVLSWIVSQFDFSVIHPGTGKEIRPVNLMSVEGLHKIILNLITNFTSFAPLGTVLVSLLGIAVAEHSGLIGTVLRLLVLKSPKKLLTFVIVFAGILSNTASEIGYVLLVPLSAIIFLAAGRHPIAGLAAAFAGVSGGYSANLLLGTIDPLLAGLTQEAAHIIDKSYEVNAAANYYFMFVSTFFIAAAGTWVTERIIVPRLGKYEGSVKAEEIKPLSKDEIRGLWYAGFATLIFSAVILAGLIPENGFLRDPKTQGILKSPFLSGIVTFIFFGGVIVGLAYGIGAKTIKSDNDAIKGMNKSMETLGSYIVLVFFAAQFVAFFNWTNLGLIVAVEGANFLKSSGLGPIPLLISFIIISAIINLFIGSASAKWAVMAPVFIPMFMLLGYSPELVQAAYRVGDSVTNIISPMMSYFALIIAFVGKYVPKAGIGTLIATMVPYTVIFFIIWTILFIVWFALGIPVGPGAPMFLER